The proteins below come from a single candidate division WOR-3 bacterium genomic window:
- a CDS encoding tRNA (adenosine(37)-N6)-threonylcarbamoyltransferase complex ATPase subunit type 1 TsaE, with the protein MVYHTKSSEETVALGRTLALQLTAGDVVAFYGDLGAGKTTMIKGVAAGLGVLEVVKSPSFVIVTEYRGRTGVHHQDTKTPRTPDRTGNRQERQERQGSAEESKLPPSPFPPPSRGREQREGVPVYHIDLYRLNDGSDLESIGLDSYLEGDGVCLIEWAERAERVLPASAVCVRMSVDGAGRRIEISGLRAPL; encoded by the coding sequence GTGGTGTATCATACCAAGAGTTCAGAGGAAACCGTCGCCCTCGGCCGCACTCTGGCATTGCAGTTGACAGCCGGCGACGTGGTCGCCTTCTACGGCGATTTGGGCGCAGGCAAGACCACGATGATCAAGGGCGTAGCGGCGGGTCTGGGCGTGCTCGAGGTGGTGAAGAGCCCGTCGTTCGTCATCGTCACGGAGTATCGCGGAAGAACCGGAGTTCACCACCAAGACACCAAGACACCAAGAACGCCGGACCGAACGGGAAACCGCCAAGAACGCCAAGAGCGCCAAGGTTCGGCCGAGGAATCGAAGCTGCCACCCTCACCCTTCCCTCCCCCTTCGAGGGGGAGAGAACAAAGGGAGGGGGTGCCGGTCTACCACATTGACTTGTACCGTTTGAACGATGGTAGTGACTTGGAGTCTATCGGGCTCGACTCCTATCTTGAAGGCGACGGCGTTTGTCTGATCGAGTGGGCCGAAAGGGCTGAGAGGGTTCTGCCCGCGTCGGCGGTCTGTGTCAGAATGAGCGTTGATGGCGCGGGCCGCCGGATCGAGATCAGCG
- a CDS encoding four helix bundle protein — protein sequence MKTDLELRTRRFALDVIRFCSGLPRRAEFQVIAKQLLRSATSVGANYRSAQRARSRADFIAKLAIVEEEADESVYWMQLLADLSCGPRSELEKLLDEARQLVAIFVASRKTAKRGL from the coding sequence GTGAAGACAGACCTCGAGTTGCGGACTAGACGGTTCGCGCTGGATGTGATTCGCTTCTGCTCGGGCCTACCTAGACGGGCGGAGTTTCAGGTCATCGCCAAGCAGTTGCTGCGTTCAGCCACATCAGTCGGAGCCAACTATCGTTCTGCACAGCGCGCGCGGTCTCGGGCGGATTTCATCGCCAAACTCGCCATCGTGGAAGAAGAGGCGGACGAATCCGTCTACTGGATGCAGTTGCTTGCGGATCTGTCGTGCGGACCGAGGTCGGAACTTGAGAAGCTCCTTGATGAGGCCAGGCAACTTGTAGCCATCTTCGTCGCGTCCAGGAAGACCGCAAAGCGCGGGCTGTAG
- a CDS encoding acetyl-CoA C-acetyltransferase — MTIGKAQDTFIVGAARTAVGRFHGSLASLRAPEIGAVAIKAAVERSGVKPTDVEGVIMGNVCPAGIGQAPARQAAVKSGLPVEIPALTVNKVCGSGMIAAALGCQMIKAGDAKVVVVGGQESMSNVPYYMKQLRVGNKMGDVKLQDGMIYDGIWDYFGDVHMGVLGDFTATEGGVTREEQDKWAAGSHAKAIAAIKAGKFKAEIAPVVMPQKKGDPIVFDTDEGPRADTTFEKLSTLKPVFSKDGTVTAGNASSINDGGAALVLADGAYAKANGLKPLARVVAYATGSVEPKRLFFAPIKAVTNLLNAQGVKIDHFDLIEINEAFASQVLADGKGLGWNWDKVNVNGGAISLGHPIGCSGARIIVSIIHALKDRGLKTGLVAACLGGGEATALSVELV; from the coding sequence ATGACGATAGGCAAAGCACAGGATACGTTCATAGTCGGGGCGGCGAGAACAGCGGTGGGACGTTTTCACGGCTCGCTCGCGTCCCTGCGCGCACCCGAGATCGGTGCGGTCGCGATCAAAGCAGCGGTCGAGCGGTCGGGTGTCAAGCCGACCGACGTCGAGGGTGTCATCATGGGCAACGTCTGTCCGGCCGGCATCGGCCAGGCGCCGGCCCGCCAGGCCGCGGTCAAATCCGGGCTGCCGGTCGAGATTCCGGCCCTGACCGTGAACAAAGTCTGCGGTTCGGGCATGATCGCCGCGGCTCTGGGCTGCCAGATGATCAAGGCCGGTGACGCCAAGGTCGTCGTGGTCGGCGGCCAGGAGTCGATGTCCAACGTGCCGTACTACATGAAGCAGCTGCGCGTCGGCAACAAGATGGGCGATGTCAAGCTGCAGGACGGCATGATCTACGACGGCATCTGGGACTACTTCGGAGACGTTCATATGGGCGTCCTCGGCGATTTCACCGCGACCGAGGGCGGCGTTACCCGCGAGGAACAGGACAAGTGGGCGGCCGGCAGTCACGCCAAGGCGATCGCGGCGATCAAGGCCGGCAAGTTCAAGGCCGAGATTGCGCCGGTCGTGATGCCGCAGAAGAAGGGCGACCCCATCGTGTTCGACACCGACGAGGGGCCGCGTGCCGACACGACTTTCGAGAAGCTCTCCACATTGAAGCCGGTCTTCTCCAAGGACGGCACGGTGACGGCGGGCAATGCGTCATCCATCAACGACGGCGGCGCGGCGCTGGTTCTTGCCGACGGTGCGTACGCCAAGGCCAATGGCTTGAAGCCGCTAGCGCGGGTGGTTGCATATGCAACGGGCAGCGTCGAGCCGAAGCGTCTCTTCTTCGCGCCGATCAAGGCAGTCACCAACCTGCTCAACGCGCAGGGCGTGAAGATCGACCACTTCGACTTGATTGAGATCAATGAGGCATTCGCGTCACAGGTGCTGGCAGACGGCAAGGGCCTGGGCTGGAACTGGGACAAAGTGAACGTGAACGGTGGCGCCATCTCTCTTGGCCATCCGATCGGCTGCTCCGGCGCGCGCATCATCGTCTCTATCATCCACGCGCTGAAGGACCGAGGACTGAAGACCGGGCTGGTCGCGGCGTGCCTCGGCGGCGGTGAGGCGACAGCCCTGAGTGTCGAATTGGTGTAA
- a CDS encoding crotonase, with protein sequence MDFKYLVVRKEDGIGWLKVNRPPMNALNTDVVLELDRAMDWFAHEDDVLVVVIYGEGKMFVAGADIAEMTSFTPMQARDFARRGHRAFGKIASMDKPVIAAVNGYALGGGCELAIACDIRVLADTVKIGQPEVNLGLIPGFGGTQRLARLVGPGIAKELILSADAIDAAEALRIGLANKVVPADKLVETVTEMAKKIASKGPTAVKLAKACINLGLDTDLANGNSYEIEAFGVCFSTKEPAIGTAAFLSKQKPDWKAAKE encoded by the coding sequence GTGGATTTCAAGTACCTGGTTGTCAGAAAAGAAGATGGCATCGGCTGGCTCAAGGTGAACCGCCCGCCGATGAACGCGCTCAACACCGACGTGGTCCTCGAGCTGGATCGAGCGATGGACTGGTTCGCCCATGAAGATGACGTGCTGGTCGTGGTCATATACGGCGAGGGCAAGATGTTCGTGGCCGGTGCCGACATCGCCGAGATGACGAGCTTCACGCCGATGCAGGCACGGGATTTCGCCCGCAGGGGCCACCGCGCCTTCGGCAAGATCGCAAGCATGGACAAGCCGGTGATCGCCGCGGTCAACGGCTACGCGCTGGGCGGCGGCTGCGAGCTCGCCATCGCCTGCGACATCCGGGTGCTGGCCGACACGGTCAAGATCGGTCAGCCGGAAGTGAACCTCGGGCTGATACCCGGCTTCGGCGGCACGCAGCGTCTGGCGCGGCTGGTGGGACCGGGCATCGCCAAGGAACTGATCCTCTCCGCCGATGCGATTGACGCGGCCGAGGCGCTGCGGATCGGCCTCGCGAACAAAGTGGTTCCGGCGGACAAGCTGGTCGAGACGGTCACCGAGATGGCGAAGAAGATCGCGTCCAAGGGCCCGACTGCGGTCAAACTCGCCAAGGCCTGCATCAACCTCGGGCTGGATACCGACCTGGCCAATGGCAATTCATATGAGATCGAGGCGTTCGGAGTCTGCTTCTCGACCAAGGAGCCGGCTATCGGTACCGCTGCGTTCCTTTCGAAGCAGAAGCCGGACTGGAAGGCTGCAAAGGAGTAG
- a CDS encoding LemA family protein yields MLIQSTEANVLIVILVLIGLLVVIAIGIYNTLVVKRNRVRNGWSQIDVQLKRRIDLIPNLIETVKGYAAHEKAIFERIAEARSLAINAKGPAEAATANNQLTDTLKTLFAVVENYPNLKANENFLKLQEELSGTENKLAFSRQFYNDVVMDYNNSTELFPSSVFAGMFGFKQAEFYNVPEAEREAPKVKF; encoded by the coding sequence ATGCTGATTCAATCAACGGAGGCAAATGTGTTGATAGTCATCCTTGTCCTCATCGGACTGCTCGTCGTCATCGCCATCGGCATCTACAACACGCTGGTGGTGAAGCGCAACCGCGTGCGCAACGGCTGGTCCCAGATTGACGTCCAGCTCAAACGCCGGATTGACCTCATTCCGAACCTGATCGAAACCGTCAAAGGCTATGCCGCGCACGAGAAGGCGATCTTCGAGCGGATTGCCGAGGCCCGTTCCCTTGCCATCAACGCGAAGGGGCCGGCCGAGGCGGCGACCGCCAACAACCAGCTCACCGACACACTGAAGACACTCTTCGCCGTCGTCGAGAACTACCCGAACTTGAAGGCGAACGAGAACTTCCTCAAGCTGCAGGAAGAACTCTCCGGCACGGAGAACAAGCTCGCCTTCTCCCGCCAGTTCTACAACGACGTCGTCATGGACTACAACAACTCCACCGAGCTGTTCCCGTCCAGCGTCTTCGCTGGCATGTTCGGCTTCAAGCAGGCCGAGTTCTACAACGTGCCCGAGGCCGAACGCGAGGCGCCGAAGGTCAAGTTCTAG
- a CDS encoding M48 family metallopeptidase: MPERRNLYQLIGANKAKTLFFIIGFSLLLGLVGYGLGWYFQWGTGAYALFGLFIIGYNLILYYNSDKLALAVNGAKPADPAEFQQLHNIVEEVAIAAGTPKPKVHVIDTDAPNAFATGRNPSHASIAVTRGLLAVMNREELQGVVAHELSHVRNYDILLMTVVAIIGGLLVLFRDVFLRWGLFGSGRRRRDDRGGGQLGLILLVVAVAFAVISPLLVALIRAAISRQREYLADASAALMVRNPYGLSSALRKLGAYEGKLRSASAATAHMFIANPLGKDHGTSVNLFASHPPIADRIQRLEQLVIPEESGKT; the protein is encoded by the coding sequence GTGCCCGAGCGCAGGAACCTCTATCAGCTGATCGGCGCCAACAAGGCGAAAACCCTCTTCTTCATCATCGGGTTTTCGCTGCTGCTCGGCCTCGTCGGCTACGGACTGGGATGGTACTTCCAGTGGGGCACGGGTGCGTACGCGCTGTTCGGGCTCTTCATCATCGGCTACAACCTGATCCTCTACTACAACTCGGACAAGCTCGCGCTGGCTGTGAACGGGGCCAAACCGGCTGACCCGGCCGAGTTCCAGCAACTGCACAACATAGTCGAAGAAGTCGCGATTGCCGCGGGCACTCCGAAGCCGAAAGTCCATGTCATCGACACCGACGCACCCAACGCCTTTGCCACCGGCCGCAACCCGAGCCATGCATCCATCGCCGTAACCCGAGGCCTGCTGGCAGTAATGAACCGTGAGGAACTGCAGGGCGTAGTAGCCCATGAACTCTCCCACGTCCGCAACTATGACATCCTGCTGATGACCGTCGTTGCCATCATCGGCGGATTGCTGGTTCTCTTCCGGGACGTGTTCCTGCGCTGGGGCCTGTTTGGCAGCGGACGCCGGCGCCGTGATGACCGGGGCGGCGGTCAACTCGGGTTGATACTGCTGGTCGTTGCCGTCGCGTTTGCGGTCATCTCCCCGCTGCTGGTCGCCCTGATACGCGCGGCCATATCAAGGCAGCGCGAGTACCTGGCCGACGCATCTGCCGCACTCATGGTCCGGAACCCCTACGGCCTTAGTTCGGCGTTGAGGAAACTCGGGGCGTACGAAGGCAAGCTGCGCAGCGCTTCGGCGGCGACCGCCCACATGTTCATCGCCAACCCCCTGGGCAAGGATCACGGCACTTCCGTGAATCTCTTCGCTTCCCACCCGCCGATTGCGGACCGAATCCAGCGACTCGAACAGCTGGTCATTCCCGAGGAGTCCGGGAAGACCTAG
- the dnaE gene encoding DNA polymerase III subunit alpha, translated as MSHYRSVTTKSPEVDFVHLHNHTEYSLLDGASSVEAVVKLAAEFRMPALAITDHGNMFGAIKFYKEAQKAGVKPIIGAEMYVAPRSRTEKKPDSDVHEASFHITLLCRNETGYHNLMKLTTRAYLEGFYYRPRIDKELLAEHAEGLIGLSGCLKGEVNYYLRRDDPERAMQAASQYQQMLGPENFYLEVMRAGFADQEKIIPGVRDLSSTLDIPIVATNDCHYLRPDDARAHDALVCIQTGKKLSDQNRLKMTSGELYFRSQKEMAKAFADMPDALRRTREVADRCNLLLDFERVHFHLPHYRPPQGFADALAYLKHLAREGLRRRYPELAPEAEKRLAFELDVIARMGFPGYFLVVKDIVDFARSKGIPVGPGRGSAAGCLVLYCLGITDIDPLRYGLLFERFLTTERVSLPDVDIDFSDARRQEVIDYIRQRYGEDSVAQIITFGTMQARAAVRDVGRVLDVPIGEVDRIAKLIPQNMELEPALKNVAELREAVNEKPEYQELMAIARKVEGLCRHASIHASAVVIAPQPLIELVPLYRSPGEDVCTQYDMYALDAAGLLKMDILGLRTLSVVEEAAKLVRDKGTNLDIEAMSLDDASTFQLLQKADTVGVFQLESAGMRDLCRQMMPDRIEHIIALIALYRPGPMELIPQYLARKAGKESISYEHQLLEPICNETYGIMIYQEQVMQAAQVLAGYTLGKADLLRRAMGKKKPEEMAAQHDVFVEGCAKQNKIPEAKAERIFDLLAKFAGYGFNKSHAAGYAYLSYITAYLKANFPVEFIAATLTSELGDFKKLAKFVNEARRMGIAVLGPDVNSSFVPFTIEGGSVRFGLAGVKNLGTGASEFVVKERQEHGPYESLLDFLVRTKGTANRKAVESLIKAGAFDRFEPNRTALLSSLEWEMNKAASEKLRFAERQFDMFGAGEEAVRPAAAKFDTHELLNYEKDAFGFYFSSHPLEPYRAEYEALGLSTIAQIETMRDGAKASLGGVITGRRARKDKRDREYAIVTVEDFDGGIEVMVFADVLEGCRAVLKTDNLVAVQGTVKVRAADASGRGQGVPQFWADRVMMFKDTSRFLNALVVVVPERDLDEAILLKIKERLDEHPGNSLVYLRLIQPDGSSREMKLREQRVALDHQLLTSLREVSGPDSIRFKGEMPACIRNGDRFKKGGPYNAQKSGGQ; from the coding sequence ATCTCGCATTATAGGTCAGTGACCACCAAGTCTCCGGAAGTGGACTTCGTCCACCTCCACAATCACACCGAATACAGCCTGCTCGACGGCGCCTCGAGCGTCGAGGCGGTGGTCAAACTGGCGGCCGAGTTCCGGATGCCGGCCTTGGCAATCACCGACCATGGAAACATGTTCGGGGCGATCAAGTTCTACAAGGAAGCACAGAAGGCCGGTGTGAAGCCGATCATCGGCGCCGAGATGTACGTGGCCCCCCGCTCCCGGACCGAGAAGAAGCCGGACTCCGACGTCCACGAGGCGAGCTTCCATATCACCCTGCTCTGCCGGAACGAGACCGGCTACCACAATCTGATGAAGCTGACGACGCGGGCGTACCTCGAGGGGTTCTACTATCGGCCGCGGATTGACAAGGAGTTGCTGGCCGAGCACGCGGAGGGGCTCATCGGGCTGTCTGGCTGTCTGAAGGGTGAGGTTAACTACTACCTGCGCCGGGACGATCCCGAGCGCGCGATGCAGGCGGCTTCCCAGTACCAGCAGATGCTGGGGCCGGAGAATTTCTACCTGGAGGTGATGCGCGCGGGCTTCGCCGATCAGGAGAAGATAATCCCCGGAGTCCGGGACCTGAGTTCCACACTTGACATCCCGATCGTCGCCACCAACGACTGTCATTATCTGCGGCCGGACGACGCGCGCGCACACGATGCCCTGGTCTGTATCCAGACCGGCAAGAAGCTGTCCGACCAGAACCGCCTGAAGATGACCTCAGGAGAGCTCTACTTTCGGTCACAGAAGGAGATGGCCAAGGCGTTCGCCGACATGCCGGATGCGCTGCGGCGCACCCGTGAGGTAGCGGACCGATGCAACCTCCTGCTCGACTTCGAGCGCGTTCACTTTCACCTGCCGCACTACCGGCCACCGCAGGGCTTTGCCGACGCGCTCGCGTATCTGAAGCACCTCGCGCGCGAGGGGTTGCGCCGGCGCTATCCTGAGCTGGCGCCGGAGGCCGAGAAGCGCCTCGCGTTCGAGCTGGATGTCATCGCCCGGATGGGATTCCCCGGCTACTTCCTGGTGGTCAAGGACATCGTGGACTTCGCCCGGTCCAAAGGCATTCCGGTTGGTCCGGGCAGGGGTTCGGCGGCCGGGTGCCTCGTGCTCTACTGTCTCGGTATCACGGACATCGACCCGCTACGGTACGGGTTGCTCTTCGAGCGGTTCCTGACGACCGAACGCGTCAGCCTGCCCGACGTCGACATCGACTTCTCGGACGCCAGACGGCAGGAGGTGATCGACTACATCCGGCAGCGCTACGGCGAGGACTCGGTCGCGCAGATCATCACGTTCGGCACTATGCAGGCGCGCGCCGCCGTCCGTGACGTGGGCCGCGTGCTGGATGTTCCGATCGGCGAAGTCGACCGGATTGCCAAACTGATCCCCCAGAACATGGAACTGGAACCGGCGCTCAAGAACGTAGCGGAGCTGCGCGAGGCGGTCAACGAGAAGCCTGAGTATCAGGAGCTGATGGCGATTGCCCGCAAGGTCGAGGGTCTCTGCCGGCACGCCTCGATCCACGCCTCGGCAGTGGTGATTGCGCCGCAACCTCTGATTGAACTCGTCCCGCTCTACCGGTCGCCGGGTGAGGATGTCTGCACGCAGTACGACATGTACGCCCTGGACGCCGCCGGGCTGCTGAAGATGGACATCCTCGGTCTGCGTACCCTGAGCGTAGTCGAGGAGGCGGCGAAGCTGGTCCGGGACAAGGGCACGAACCTGGACATCGAAGCGATGTCGCTCGACGACGCCAGTACATTCCAACTGCTCCAGAAGGCGGACACCGTGGGCGTCTTCCAGCTCGAGAGCGCGGGAATGCGCGACCTCTGCCGGCAGATGATGCCGGACCGGATCGAGCACATCATCGCCCTGATAGCATTGTACCGCCCCGGACCGATGGAGTTGATACCGCAGTACCTCGCCCGCAAGGCCGGCAAGGAGTCAATCTCCTACGAGCACCAGTTGCTGGAGCCGATCTGCAACGAGACGTATGGGATAATGATCTATCAAGAGCAGGTGATGCAGGCAGCCCAGGTGCTTGCCGGCTACACGCTCGGCAAGGCCGATCTGCTGCGCCGGGCCATGGGCAAGAAGAAGCCGGAGGAGATGGCGGCACAGCACGATGTCTTCGTGGAGGGGTGCGCGAAACAGAACAAGATACCCGAAGCGAAGGCGGAGAGGATCTTCGACCTGCTGGCCAAGTTCGCCGGGTACGGGTTCAACAAGTCACACGCCGCGGGCTACGCGTATCTCTCCTACATCACGGCGTATCTGAAGGCCAACTTCCCGGTAGAGTTCATCGCCGCCACCCTGACAAGTGAACTCGGGGACTTCAAGAAGCTGGCGAAGTTCGTGAACGAAGCGCGGAGAATGGGCATTGCAGTCCTGGGGCCGGACGTGAACTCAAGCTTCGTGCCGTTCACGATAGAGGGCGGCAGCGTGCGGTTCGGGCTGGCGGGTGTGAAGAATCTCGGGACCGGTGCCAGTGAGTTCGTCGTCAAGGAACGGCAAGAGCATGGACCCTATGAGAGCTTGCTCGACTTCCTGGTGCGGACCAAGGGGACCGCAAACCGGAAAGCAGTGGAATCGCTGATCAAGGCAGGCGCGTTCGACCGCTTCGAGCCGAACCGGACGGCGCTGCTCAGCTCCCTGGAGTGGGAAATGAACAAGGCCGCCTCCGAGAAGCTCCGGTTCGCCGAGCGTCAGTTCGACATGTTCGGCGCCGGCGAGGAGGCAGTCAGGCCGGCGGCGGCGAAGTTCGACACGCACGAACTTCTCAACTACGAGAAGGACGCGTTCGGGTTCTACTTCTCCTCGCATCCTCTCGAACCGTACCGGGCCGAATACGAGGCGCTGGGTCTTTCGACCATCGCCCAGATCGAGACGATGCGCGACGGCGCCAAGGCGTCGCTGGGCGGGGTGATCACCGGCCGTCGGGCGCGCAAGGACAAGCGTGACCGCGAGTATGCGATCGTTACGGTCGAGGACTTTGACGGCGGTATTGAAGTGATGGTCTTCGCTGACGTGCTGGAAGGCTGCCGCGCCGTGTTGAAGACCGACAACCTGGTGGCGGTACAGGGAACGGTGAAAGTCAGAGCGGCGGATGCCTCGGGTCGAGGCCAGGGTGTGCCGCAGTTCTGGGCCGACCGGGTGATGATGTTCAAGGACACGAGCCGGTTCCTGAACGCCCTGGTGGTTGTCGTTCCGGAGAGAGATCTGGATGAGGCAATACTGCTGAAGATCAAGGAGCGGCTCGACGAGCATCCCGGCAACTCACTGGTTTACTTGAGGTTGATTCAGCCGGACGGTTCGTCCCGGGAGATGAAACTGCGCGAGCAGCGGGTCGCCCTGGATCACCAGTTGCTGACTTCGCTGCGCGAGGTGTCCGGACCGGATTCAATCCGGTTCAAGGGCGAGATGCCGGCCTGCATACGCAACGGGGACCGCTTCAAGAAGGGCGGTCCCTACAACGCTCAGAAGTCCGGCGGCCAGTAG
- a CDS encoding TonB family protein yields MSAGSGVTRGWRTPDLLLSLAGHALLVGIAALLGASHAVKDTRRPIVFNVSVVSAGTPLPEAAEAKSATLVEARPKSQAKPKAKVEAKAKTEGKAAPKKGDGMVRRKGLGLGARIEGAEALGYSYYLNVILTRISDNWINPYAGSGRTFNSTIMFVIERDGTVKDVKIEKKSGDAAYDASCERALLVLDRLPPLPPEFTGPRLKLHLEFEQKP; encoded by the coding sequence ATGAGCGCTGGTTCCGGTGTCACGCGCGGTTGGCGTACCCCTGACCTGCTGCTTTCATTGGCCGGCCACGCTCTGCTCGTCGGAATCGCGGCGCTGCTGGGCGCGAGCCATGCGGTTAAGGACACTCGTCGCCCGATAGTCTTCAATGTCTCGGTTGTCAGTGCCGGTACCCCTCTGCCCGAAGCGGCCGAGGCCAAGAGCGCGACGCTGGTCGAGGCGAGGCCGAAGTCCCAGGCAAAACCCAAGGCCAAGGTTGAGGCCAAAGCCAAGACCGAAGGCAAGGCTGCGCCCAAGAAGGGCGATGGTATGGTCAGGCGCAAGGGGCTCGGCCTGGGTGCGAGAATCGAGGGAGCAGAAGCGCTCGGGTACTCGTACTACCTCAACGTCATCCTCACCCGCATCTCCGACAACTGGATCAACCCCTATGCGGGCTCGGGTAGGACTTTCAACTCCACGATCATGTTCGTCATCGAGCGCGATGGTACCGTGAAGGACGTGAAGATCGAGAAGAAGTCCGGCGACGCCGCGTACGACGCGTCCTGCGAGCGCGCACTGCTCGTACTCGACCGCCTGCCGCCGCTGCCGCCCGAGTTCACCGGCCCGCGCCTCAAGCTCCACCTCGAGTTCGAGCAGAAGCCGTAG
- a CDS encoding biopolymer transporter ExbD: MKKERKLKFLAEMNVTSLADVSFTLMVIFLIAGVSTAFSRNQGVDLELPRTSSVQPQTKEGIEISIQAGGQILVAKKSTTVAGFAKALADQLGRGSYDRAYLRADKNVDYGTIMLVLGDIREQGITNIGLVALPK, from the coding sequence GTGAAGAAGGAGCGCAAGCTCAAGTTCCTCGCCGAGATGAACGTCACGTCACTCGCGGACGTGAGCTTCACGCTCATGGTCATCTTCCTCATCGCCGGCGTCTCGACCGCGTTCAGCCGGAACCAGGGCGTTGACCTGGAACTGCCCCGGACATCATCGGTCCAGCCCCAGACGAAGGAAGGCATTGAGATAAGCATTCAGGCCGGAGGCCAGATACTCGTTGCCAAGAAGTCGACTACTGTTGCCGGGTTCGCCAAGGCCCTCGCCGACCAGCTCGGACGCGGCAGCTACGACCGCGCCTACCTGCGGGCGGACAAGAACGTCGACTACGGAACCATCATGCTGGTCCTGGGAGATATCCGGGAACAGGGAATCACCAACATCGGGCTTGTGGCGCTGCCGAAGTAG
- the ybgF gene encoding tol-pal system protein YbgF yields the protein MAASRLKRAAGFGTAAAAGLLAAVLCSGCGLQREFVRRGQVLDSMSVRLMRVEQTQQRQEQEIARLRAGVLTELENIDGRIDQLDARVVDLGDRLDRISRRVGAGRGDITPTAPDSLSAARPDSAKSAAARPVPDTAGLAADQLYNTAYLDFTRGKYDVAIGEFRRYLASASGSDNADNAQYWIGESFYSLGKLDSAEAGFRQVMADFPKGNKVPAAEYKLGLVYLAQNRKAAATNQLRRVVKEYPGSNEAKLAQERLQTLGQ from the coding sequence ATGGCGGCCAGTAGGCTCAAGCGCGCAGCCGGCTTCGGCACGGCAGCAGCGGCGGGTCTGCTGGCTGCCGTTTTGTGCTCCGGCTGCGGGCTCCAGCGGGAGTTCGTGCGTCGCGGCCAGGTGCTTGATTCGATGTCCGTGCGGCTGATGCGCGTCGAACAGACGCAGCAGCGCCAGGAACAGGAGATAGCCAGGCTGCGGGCCGGTGTGCTCACCGAACTGGAGAACATCGACGGCCGGATCGACCAGCTGGACGCGCGGGTAGTGGACCTGGGCGACCGGCTGGATCGGATCAGCCGCCGGGTCGGCGCGGGACGCGGCGACATCACGCCAACCGCCCCGGACTCACTGTCCGCCGCCCGACCTGACTCAGCGAAATCCGCCGCGGCCAGGCCGGTGCCTGATACCGCCGGGCTAGCCGCGGACCAGCTCTACAACACGGCATATCTCGACTTCACGCGTGGTAAGTATGATGTGGCAATCGGAGAGTTCAGGCGCTACCTCGCGTCGGCTTCCGGCAGTGACAATGCCGACAACGCCCAGTACTGGATTGGCGAGAGTTTCTACTCGCTGGGCAAACTTGACAGCGCCGAGGCCGGCTTCAGGCAGGTGATGGCCGACTTCCCGAAGGGGAACAAGGTCCCGGCTGCCGAATACAAACTGGGACTTGTCTACCTGGCCCAGAACCGGAAAGCCGCCGCAACAAACCAGCTCCGCCGGGTCGTGAAGGAGTATCCCGGATCGAATGAGGCCAAGCTCGCACAGGAACGTCTGCAGACCCTGGGGCAGTAG
- a CDS encoding helix-turn-helix domain-containing protein translates to MGRKVRPAMHGLDALGARLKQIRLQSGRSQMMLAKLIGFDPAHGYKYILRLEKGQVPNPTLRTIAACLEACGAQWQAIVDVLPDTGAVSAPPSPKSSIDNRKSEIPLPAASSPQSSIDNRKSEIPSAVPEPSPAAPRRRDHRPLREQLRARRIEQRDLRTRRFWSGVKQVDEATAALLRSLRVPSRLHRSYLAFARSCCSTSDALEAARPEVAERALARLIPPAVAQGLDRGILAQIQSACAQVFHPQSSVG, encoded by the coding sequence ATGGGCCGGAAAGTCAGGCCGGCAATGCATGGTCTCGACGCCCTGGGCGCGCGGCTCAAGCAGATTCGGTTACAGTCAGGCCGCTCGCAGATGATGCTGGCCAAGTTGATCGGCTTCGACCCGGCGCACGGCTACAAGTACATCCTGCGCCTCGAAAAGGGACAGGTGCCCAACCCCACTCTGCGGACGATAGCAGCCTGCCTCGAGGCCTGCGGAGCGCAGTGGCAGGCCATCGTCGACGTCCTGCCCGACACCGGCGCCGTCTCTGCTCCGCCCTCTCCTAAATCGTCAATCGACAACCGCAAATCGGAAATCCCCTTGCCCGCTGCATCTTCTCCTCAATCGTCAATCGACAATCGCAAGTCGGAAATCCCTTCGGCCGTCCCCGAACCCTCCCCGGCAGCGCCGCGGCGGCGTGACCACCGCCCCCTGCGCGAACAACTCCGTGCCCGCCGCATCGAACAGCGGGACCTCCGCACGCGCCGGTTCTGGTCCGGGGTCAAACAGGTAGACGAAGCTACTGCCGCCCTGCTCCGCTCCTTGCGCGTTCCCTCCCGCCTGCACCGCTCCTACCTTGCCTTCGCTCGCTCCTGCTGCTCCACCAGCGATGCACTCGAGGCGGCCCGCCCCGAGGTGGCCGAGCGCGCGCTGGCCAGGTTGATTCCGCCGGCAGTTGCCCAGGGGCTCGACCGCGGGATACTGGCGCAGATACAGTCTGCCTGCGCCCAGGTCTTCCACCCACAATCCAGCGTCGGATGA